The following are from one region of the Salvia hispanica cultivar TCC Black 2014 chromosome 1, UniMelb_Shisp_WGS_1.0, whole genome shotgun sequence genome:
- the LOC125200804 gene encoding increased DNA methylation 2 isoform X1: MPYILLTDDQHFLLYLVMGAYFAPDLKGGNPQKSALQRHAEGLAQYLANDLAGSQINTRVMENVYYYVLRKADPSVVVKQSMLLQYIHGSVPAVVEGSETYPQFDDLFPPMLHHRSHSRDQHGTIDNIVFVSNPKMNYLEPCDLERFKRLTGLEDFHLDLESLVPHETVDDRALCNNKVQETSELDGTMPSDNGKHLDCIPGTETSPDVLSQVKASSGEEIDQGMLFLPSCPTKEEWSNLVSSTNGGFAVTGSAARGHLGPVLGLIDIGEAEDSYLFRVSLPGVKRDAKDFSCEVESDGTVIIKGVTVTGERTVEKWSQVFEMRSQNLCPPGPFCISFKLPGPVDPQQFHGTFATDGILEGIALKALRYTT, encoded by the exons ATGCCTTATATTTTGCTGACAGATGATCAGCATTTTCTTCTATACCTGGTCATGGGAGCCTATTTTGCCCCGGATCTCAAGGGAGGAAATCCCCAAAAGTCTGCTTTGCAAAGGCATGCTGAAGGCCTCGCACAATACCTTGCAAATGACTTAGCAGGCTCACAGATAAACACTAGAGTAATGGAGAATGTGTATTACTATGTGCTGAGAAAAGCTGACCCATCCGTTGTTGTTAAGCAGTCTATGCTGCTTCAGTATATTCATGGTAGTGTTCCGGCTGTAGTGGAAGGTTCTGAGACATACCCTCAGTTTGACGATCTCTTTCCTCCCATGCTGCACCACCGATCTCACAGTAGAGATCAACATGGCACCATTGATAACATTGTCTTCGTAAGCAACCCCAAAATGAATTACCTAGAGCCATGTGATCTCGAAAGATTTAAGAGGCTCACTGGGTTAGAAGATTTCCATCTGGATTTGGAGAGTCTAGTTCCACACGAAACAGTGGATGACAGGGCTTTATGTAATAACAAAGTGCAAGAGACATCAGAGTTAGATGGTACAATGCCAAGCGACAATGGTAAACATCTGGATTGCATTCCGGGCACTGAGACAAGTCCTGATG TGCTATCGCAAGTCAAGGCTAGTTCTGGGGAAGAAATCGATCAGGGAATGTTATTCCTTCCTTCATGCCCTACTAAGGAAGAATGGAGCAACCTTGTTTCTTCAACTAACGGTGGTTTTGCTGTTACTGGAAGTGCTGCAAGAGGCCATCTCGGACCAGTTCTAGGACTTATCGACATTGGGGAAGCAGAGGACTCCTATCTGTTTCGTGTTTCTCTTCCCGGAGTAAAAAGGGATGCAA AGGACTTTAGCTGTGAAGTTGAGAGTGATGGCACGGTGATCATAAAAGGAGTGACAGTGACCGGTGAAAGAACAGTGGAGAAATGGTCTCAAGTATTTGAGATGCGAAGTCAGAATCTTTGCCCGCCTGGCCCCTTCTGCATCTCTTTCAAGCTGCCTGGCCCAGTTGACCCTCAGCAATTCCACGGGACTTTTGCCACAGACGGGATTCTTGAGGGGATAGCACTGAAAGCACTGAGATACACTACCTAG
- the LOC125200804 gene encoding increased DNA methylation 2 isoform X2 → MGAYFAPDLKGGNPQKSALQRHAEGLAQYLANDLAGSQINTRVMENVYYYVLRKADPSVVVKQSMLLQYIHGSVPAVVEGSETYPQFDDLFPPMLHHRSHSRDQHGTIDNIVFVSNPKMNYLEPCDLERFKRLTGLEDFHLDLESLVPHETVDDRALCNNKVQETSELDGTMPSDNGKHLDCIPGTETSPDVLSQVKASSGEEIDQGMLFLPSCPTKEEWSNLVSSTNGGFAVTGSAARGHLGPVLGLIDIGEAEDSYLFRVSLPGVKRDAKDFSCEVESDGTVIIKGVTVTGERTVEKWSQVFEMRSQNLCPPGPFCISFKLPGPVDPQQFHGTFATDGILEGIALKALRYTT, encoded by the exons ATGGGAGCCTATTTTGCCCCGGATCTCAAGGGAGGAAATCCCCAAAAGTCTGCTTTGCAAAGGCATGCTGAAGGCCTCGCACAATACCTTGCAAATGACTTAGCAGGCTCACAGATAAACACTAGAGTAATGGAGAATGTGTATTACTATGTGCTGAGAAAAGCTGACCCATCCGTTGTTGTTAAGCAGTCTATGCTGCTTCAGTATATTCATGGTAGTGTTCCGGCTGTAGTGGAAGGTTCTGAGACATACCCTCAGTTTGACGATCTCTTTCCTCCCATGCTGCACCACCGATCTCACAGTAGAGATCAACATGGCACCATTGATAACATTGTCTTCGTAAGCAACCCCAAAATGAATTACCTAGAGCCATGTGATCTCGAAAGATTTAAGAGGCTCACTGGGTTAGAAGATTTCCATCTGGATTTGGAGAGTCTAGTTCCACACGAAACAGTGGATGACAGGGCTTTATGTAATAACAAAGTGCAAGAGACATCAGAGTTAGATGGTACAATGCCAAGCGACAATGGTAAACATCTGGATTGCATTCCGGGCACTGAGACAAGTCCTGATG TGCTATCGCAAGTCAAGGCTAGTTCTGGGGAAGAAATCGATCAGGGAATGTTATTCCTTCCTTCATGCCCTACTAAGGAAGAATGGAGCAACCTTGTTTCTTCAACTAACGGTGGTTTTGCTGTTACTGGAAGTGCTGCAAGAGGCCATCTCGGACCAGTTCTAGGACTTATCGACATTGGGGAAGCAGAGGACTCCTATCTGTTTCGTGTTTCTCTTCCCGGAGTAAAAAGGGATGCAA AGGACTTTAGCTGTGAAGTTGAGAGTGATGGCACGGTGATCATAAAAGGAGTGACAGTGACCGGTGAAAGAACAGTGGAGAAATGGTCTCAAGTATTTGAGATGCGAAGTCAGAATCTTTGCCCGCCTGGCCCCTTCTGCATCTCTTTCAAGCTGCCTGGCCCAGTTGACCCTCAGCAATTCCACGGGACTTTTGCCACAGACGGGATTCTTGAGGGGATAGCACTGAAAGCACTGAGATACACTACCTAG
- the LOC125200805 gene encoding signal peptidase complex subunit 3B-like, which yields MHSFAQRANVLLTFAITLLALMCAIASVSDNFNSLSPNAQVQVVNINWFQKKSAGDDEVSLSLNISANLESLFTWNTKQVFVFLAAEYGTPKNALNQISLWDGIIPSRENAKFWIHTSNKYRFVDQGSNLRGKEFNLTLHWHVMPKTGKMFADKIVMSGYRLPQAYR from the exons ATGCACTCTTTTGCGCAGAGAGCCAATGTTTTGCTAACGTTCGCTATCACCCTCCTCGCGCTAATGTGCGCCATAGCCTCCGTCTCCGACAACTTCAATTCTCTGTCTCCGAACGCCCAAGTCCAA GTCGTGAATATCAATTGGTTTCAGAAGAAATCTGCTGGCGATGATGAG GTTAGCCTGTCACTGAATATATCAGCAAATTTAGAGTCATTGTTCACGTGGAACACAAAGCAG GTGTTTGTATTTCTTGCTGCGGAGTATGGAACCCCCAAAAATGCACTTAACCAG ATCTCCCTATGGGATGGTATAATACCTTCCAGAGAGAATGCAAAGTTTTGGATCCATACATCTAACAAATATCGGTTCGTTGATCAA GGGAGCAATCTGCGGGGCAAAGAGTTTAACTTAACATTGCATTGGCATGTGATGCCGAAGACGGGCAAAATGTTTGCTGACAAAATAGTGATGAGCGGTTATCGGTTGCCACAAGCATATAGGTAG
- the LOC125202801 gene encoding heavy metal-associated isoprenylated plant protein 32-like isoform X2, which yields MSKQDLLKTCVLRVNIHCEGCMHKVKKKLQKVEGVYKVSIDSEQGKVTVSGNADPASLIEKLEKAGKHAELWGPQKGAGTTPFPISLDQLKKFQIENLNKNNNQKNGSVQQLPFKKGVEKVPAKDHKSVRFELPEDDGEDDYDDDDLDEFDEEDDDFEDEFGEFHGKPPVKGAVGGGGGKKPSKGEKGGGKEGGKEKKKGGGGGGGIDMFIKGMLNKAGGKKKGKPEKSSKKKEGFELGDGKKGKNDDDGINGWSKKTGDNLHGGKQKHHNQQQQAFNEMKGNHKGGGVGGGGGRNMEMMGLAPMNNGGGFPGGGQGNPYSQQQQQYMAQMMMMNQMNQPGHEGAYHHPMAYARPPPPAHMGYGGPPQPMGYGYGPYGAPPPASGGYAHMFSDENTDSCSIM from the exons ATGAGTAAACAGGATTTGCTGAAG ACATGTGTTTTGAGAGTGAACATTCACTGCGAGGGCTGTATGCACAAGGTGAAGAAGAAGCTGCAGAAGGTCGAAG GAGTGTATAAGGTGAGTATAGATTCGGAGCAGGGGAAGGTGACGGTGTCGGGAAATGCAGATCCGGCGAGCCTAATCGAGAAGCTTGAGAAGGCGGGGAAGCACGCCGAGCTCTGGGGCCCGCAGAAGGGCGCCGGAACGACGCCGTTTCCGATCTCGCTCGACCAGCTTAAGAAATTCCAGATTGAGAATttgaataagaataataatcaGAAGAATGGATCCGTTCAGCAACTTCCTTTTAAGAAAGGAGTTGAGAAGGTTCCGGCGAAGGACCACAAATCGGTCAGATTCGAGTTGCCGGAGGACGATGGTGAAGATGATTACGACGATGATGATTTGGATGAGTTTGATGAGGAGGATGACGATTTCGAGGATGAATTTGGGGAATTTCATGGTAAGCCGCCCGTGAAAGGGGCTGTTGGTGGCGGTGGTGGGAAGAAGCCGAGTAAGGGCGAAAAAGGCGGTGGTAAAGAGGGggggaaggagaagaagaagggcggcggcggcggcggtgggaTTGATATGTTCATCAAGGGAATGTTGAACAAGGCTGGTGGGAAGAAGAAGGGGAAACCGGAGAAGAGTAGCAAGAAGAAAGAGGGATTTGAGTTGGGAGATGGTAAAAAGGGGAagaatgatgatgatggaatAAATGGATGGAGCAAGAAAACAGGGGATAATTTACATGGAGGCAAACAGAAGCATCATAATCAGCAGCAGCAGGCTTTCAATGAGATGAAAGGGAATCATAAAGGAGGTGgtgttggtggtggtggaggcaGGAATATGGAGATGATGGGGCTTGCGCCGATGAACAACGGTGGGGGGTTCCCGGGGGGTGGACAGGGGAATCCATACAGCCAGCAGCAGCAACAATACATGGCtcagatgatgatgatgaatcAGATGAATCAGCCTGGCCATGAAGGGGCCTATCATCACCCCATGGCTTATGCAaggccgccgccgcctgcgCACATGGGCTACGGTGGTCCGCCACAACCGATGGGCTACGGTTACGGTCCTTACGGAGCACCACCGCCGGCCTCAGGGGGGTATGCTCATATGTTTAGTGATGAGAATACTGATAGTTGTAgtattatgtaa
- the LOC125202801 gene encoding heavy metal-associated isoprenylated plant protein 32-like isoform X1 yields MSKQDLLKVQTCVLRVNIHCEGCMHKVKKKLQKVEGVYKVSIDSEQGKVTVSGNADPASLIEKLEKAGKHAELWGPQKGAGTTPFPISLDQLKKFQIENLNKNNNQKNGSVQQLPFKKGVEKVPAKDHKSVRFELPEDDGEDDYDDDDLDEFDEEDDDFEDEFGEFHGKPPVKGAVGGGGGKKPSKGEKGGGKEGGKEKKKGGGGGGGIDMFIKGMLNKAGGKKKGKPEKSSKKKEGFELGDGKKGKNDDDGINGWSKKTGDNLHGGKQKHHNQQQQAFNEMKGNHKGGGVGGGGGRNMEMMGLAPMNNGGGFPGGGQGNPYSQQQQQYMAQMMMMNQMNQPGHEGAYHHPMAYARPPPPAHMGYGGPPQPMGYGYGPYGAPPPASGGYAHMFSDENTDSCSIM; encoded by the exons ATGAGTAAACAGGATTTGCTGAAGGTCCAG ACATGTGTTTTGAGAGTGAACATTCACTGCGAGGGCTGTATGCACAAGGTGAAGAAGAAGCTGCAGAAGGTCGAAG GAGTGTATAAGGTGAGTATAGATTCGGAGCAGGGGAAGGTGACGGTGTCGGGAAATGCAGATCCGGCGAGCCTAATCGAGAAGCTTGAGAAGGCGGGGAAGCACGCCGAGCTCTGGGGCCCGCAGAAGGGCGCCGGAACGACGCCGTTTCCGATCTCGCTCGACCAGCTTAAGAAATTCCAGATTGAGAATttgaataagaataataatcaGAAGAATGGATCCGTTCAGCAACTTCCTTTTAAGAAAGGAGTTGAGAAGGTTCCGGCGAAGGACCACAAATCGGTCAGATTCGAGTTGCCGGAGGACGATGGTGAAGATGATTACGACGATGATGATTTGGATGAGTTTGATGAGGAGGATGACGATTTCGAGGATGAATTTGGGGAATTTCATGGTAAGCCGCCCGTGAAAGGGGCTGTTGGTGGCGGTGGTGGGAAGAAGCCGAGTAAGGGCGAAAAAGGCGGTGGTAAAGAGGGggggaaggagaagaagaagggcggcggcggcggcggtgggaTTGATATGTTCATCAAGGGAATGTTGAACAAGGCTGGTGGGAAGAAGAAGGGGAAACCGGAGAAGAGTAGCAAGAAGAAAGAGGGATTTGAGTTGGGAGATGGTAAAAAGGGGAagaatgatgatgatggaatAAATGGATGGAGCAAGAAAACAGGGGATAATTTACATGGAGGCAAACAGAAGCATCATAATCAGCAGCAGCAGGCTTTCAATGAGATGAAAGGGAATCATAAAGGAGGTGgtgttggtggtggtggaggcaGGAATATGGAGATGATGGGGCTTGCGCCGATGAACAACGGTGGGGGGTTCCCGGGGGGTGGACAGGGGAATCCATACAGCCAGCAGCAGCAACAATACATGGCtcagatgatgatgatgaatcAGATGAATCAGCCTGGCCATGAAGGGGCCTATCATCACCCCATGGCTTATGCAaggccgccgccgcctgcgCACATGGGCTACGGTGGTCCGCCACAACCGATGGGCTACGGTTACGGTCCTTACGGAGCACCACCGCCGGCCTCAGGGGGGTATGCTCATATGTTTAGTGATGAGAATACTGATAGTTGTAgtattatgtaa